The Acipenser ruthenus chromosome 11, fAciRut3.2 maternal haplotype, whole genome shotgun sequence region CATCTAGAGCACAGCTATGTATTGTCAGCAATCCAAAGCAGAAACTTGATCCTTCGTATCTGTTCAATAGATGCCACTGGCTCTTACTTTAGCACTTGACCAGGAAATGATAAATAAGTGGCTTTGTATCATTTAACCAATAACAAGCACAGTATGCACAAGTCAGGAAGAGGTAGCTACTGTAGTTAACAACAGAAATTACTAATACTGACCAAAATGTCTCTATGTAAATCAGGTGGACATAAAtaatactatttaaataataGTGACCTGGTGGTTGTTTCTCTGGATCACCTCCAGGAATAGTGTTGGTCTGTCCTGCACAGGTTTGGTGAAGATCTGGAGGAGATAACCTTCTTCATCAAAATCCACAAGGATTTTCAATTCCTACAACAGAACAAGGTGAAATAGACTCAATTTGTGAATGTGACAGAAACCTCTAATATTCTGGGGAGATTCAAGTTTCCCCATCACATAACAGAAATCCAGGCTTAGGTGacctgccaaaaaaaaagaatacttaaCAGCTAAAATTATAGCTGAATAAAAATGGATTCCATGTTTTGTTTACATTGTGCATCAGAGTAGCTTGTGGGTTGtgatttacaattatttattcatttacacaatatttcaaattgttttttattttccctaAATGCTCAACGTCCTGTTCTGCCCACCTCCAGTATATCAAGATCCTCGTTGATTTTGGTTTTTGATCCTTGGAGCTGTTCCCTCAGCTGTTTATAGTATGTATCTGGAACTGTCATGAACTCCATCCCGCGTTCCTTCAGGTTTCTAATCTGAAAATCAAATGTCATTTCAACTGcataaacagtacagtatgtgggaGTAAAACAGGTCTATCGCAGGTATATTGTATTACTCTGAGCAAATTAGCACACAGACTTCAAGAAAAGGGGCTTGGCAGACCTGAAAATATGAATATTTACAAAATCTAACACAGGAATGGGCTTACTTAGTGTATATTGTAAAAGGACGCTACCCCTGGCAGTGCCCTATTAGATTGTTTTGAGGTGTTGATATTGAACAGGCTTGTTTGTGGTTagatttttaataatgttttcatGAATCCCAGAGGAACCCACTCACAGCTGTGATGATATCCGAGGTGTTCATTGCAATGTGCTGGACTCCTGGGCCTCCGTAGTATTCAACATACTCCTGGATCTGCGATTTCCTTTTCCCCATGGCGGGCTCGTTGATCGGCATCTTAATGGTCTCCTCGTGGTTGGCCACCACGATGGAACGGAGCGCGCTGAAGTCTGTGTGGAGCTGCTTGTCATCAACAGACCAGAAACGGTGGAAGAGCAGGTTCTTTTCATACCTGATGTCACAAATGAACGGCTCTTTGAATCCATTTATTCAGTAGGTGTGCCAAAAAGGAGTGAGTTGCATAAAGCAGAATCCACATTTATAGTTTCACATGGTTTGCATCAATGATCTGCTGGAGCAGGTCAGGCTCGTTTGATCTCTACATACCATTCAGCAGCTAACACATCTGCAGGGCCTCTCCGATCCCAGGGGAGTATTAACAAAACTAGCAGTGTCAGCCAGTACTTTTCCATTAGAGCAATAGGTAAAACTGgaatattataataaatgttttgtgTCGGTGGATGATACTTTTTTCAAAGTCACAAAAAATAATAACGCGCCCCACTTCTTCTCAAAACGCCAACTGAAATGCAAAGATCTGTGTTTTTTAATGTGGAGAAGAGCAGTACATTCTTATAAGCATGAGAAAGTCAACTGCAAAATGACTTTGCAAAATCGCTTACCCACTCTCAACCACTCAACAGCATTCTCTCAGCCTTTTCCATCGTTTCAATGAAAATCAGAGGCTGATCATGAATCGAAAAACAAATAACATATAGGTAGATGTATCAGGACAGCCAGTATCTGTGATGGTGATCTGTGCTATAACCCTAGAAGAGATAGATATTTTTGCGTTCTTTATTTCCTTACCAATCCACTACAGGGACCAGCTCAGTGTCTGGCTGGTTTCCCACCACATGGTCAATGAAATTCAGCTTCCCGCTCGGCCTGCAGGAAAAGGAAGACAGCTGACAGTTACAGAGTGGATTCAGAATATCCTGACATCATGATCACAACGGTGAGAACCAGAATGGATAAGAGCTAGGGCTGTGCAGAGGAATGCCCTTGTCTACGCGgttattgagtaccaatcaataacaaTTTGACTGTGGTTTATATAATAAATAACCCTTTGTGATCAAACCAACTGAAACCACTCATGTTTTATCTGGGATTATTTGTCTTGGTTGTATTTTAGATCTGTTTATATAAAATCCTTTTGATTTCGGTTTTGCGCAGTTCATTTGAAATGCGTCGTCTCTGCCTTGAATTTTGGGATTGTACGCCAGGGCAACATTTCATGTCTAATTAAATCACTAAATCACTGTTCTTTCAAATATACTTCATTGAAATCATGTTGTAACTCATCAGTCACAGTTTGTATGTTTAATGCACGTctgtgtatttttacatttttacgtCACTTACACACAATGAAAACAGATCGAGTACAGAGCCCACGTGGAAACACTCACAGTGTGTCTAGTAGAGGATCCCGGAAAAGAGGAGCTTCAAACCCTGGTAGGAAAAGCCCTTTGTAATCCATCCTCTCCACAAGAGTGTGGGTCGTGTCTCCGTACTGCAAGAGAAGACTCACACTCAGGACATAGAACAGAAATGCTCTGTGTCTCTGTACTGCAAGAGAAGTCTCACACTCAGGACATAGAACAGAAATGCACTGTGTCTCTGTACTGCAAGAGAAGACT contains the following coding sequences:
- the LOC117973262 gene encoding 4-hydroxyphenylpyruvate dioxygenase-like — protein: MTTYTSKGEKHERGGFVCFDHLTFWVGNAKQAASFYCNKMGFEPVGYKGLETGSREVVCHVVKQDKIIFVFSSPLNPGNEEMGAHLVTHGDGVKDVAFTVKDCDFLVQKARERGAVIVKEPFIEEDKHGKVKLAVIQTYGDTTHTLVERMDYKGLFLPGFEAPLFRDPLLDTLPSGKLNFIDHVVGNQPDTELVPVVDWYEKNLLFHRFWSVDDKQLHTDFSALRSIVVANHEETIKMPINEPAMGKRKSQIQEYVEYYGGPGVQHIAMNTSDIITAIRNLKERGMEFMTVPDTYYKQLREQLQGSKTKINEDLDILEELKILVDFDEEGYLLQIFTKPVQDRPTLFLEVIQRNNHQGFGAGNFKSLFEAIEADQEARGNLTILTANGLTEAI